Proteins from one Deinococcus apachensis DSM 19763 genomic window:
- the ruvA gene encoding Holliday junction branch migration protein RuvA gives MIAYLSGVVREVREASAVIVAGGVGYEVFCPASTLGKLTPGQPAELNTRFVVREDAQLLFGFSDADSLRLFDLLTGVSGVGPKLGLALLSAMPVSAIAQGLITGDVKLLSSVSGVGKKTAERLVLELQNKVPEHLAAPTTGARAAPVNSTAGRDAIEALLALGFREGQVRGVVAELLAADPAQSADALIRRGLGKLR, from the coding sequence GTGATTGCCTACCTGAGTGGCGTCGTGCGCGAGGTGCGCGAGGCGAGCGCCGTGATCGTCGCTGGGGGCGTGGGGTACGAGGTCTTCTGCCCCGCCTCCACCCTGGGGAAACTCACCCCGGGCCAGCCCGCCGAACTCAACACCCGCTTCGTGGTGCGCGAGGACGCCCAACTGCTGTTCGGCTTCAGTGACGCCGACAGCCTGCGCCTCTTCGACCTGCTGACGGGCGTGAGCGGCGTCGGGCCGAAGCTGGGCCTGGCCCTGCTCTCGGCCATGCCCGTCAGTGCCATCGCCCAGGGCCTGATCACGGGTGACGTGAAGCTGCTCTCCAGCGTCTCCGGTGTGGGGAAAAAGACGGCCGAACGGCTGGTCCTGGAACTCCAGAACAAGGTTCCCGAACACCTTGCGGCGCCGACCACGGGGGCCAGGGCCGCCCCGGTGAACAGCACGGCGGGCCGGGACGCCATTGAGGCCCTGCTCGCCCTCGGCTTCCGGGAGGGGCAGGTGCGGGGCGTGGTGGCCGAACTGCTCGCCGCCGACCCCGCCCAGAGCGCCGACGCGCTGATCCGCCGGGGTTTGGGGAAGCTCCGCTAG
- a CDS encoding protein kinase domain-containing protein has product MTAFPNLLLNALLLAGLFVVGLLLTVRAGERTLRLAVTLLALGLAVPLAVLAVQSGSLGRAQGVLVVAAVLLGSAPFTLGALPLPGTGRSVRVGRAGPPPPRPTSAGSTVPDLHFQDYEVLGRVGVGGMGSVYRARRKSDGRTVALKVPQEKYLADAKFVRRFYREAEVLRRFSHPNIVRVYDYRMEDPEHYIAMEFLDGESLEALLEARSLEFTESTQLLRALSDALRHIHMQNVVHRDIKPANVMVMKGAFVDGRLREGGVKLMDFGIAVGKVLTRLTMTGARVGTPIYMAPEQAKGHRVDARSDVYSLGLLAYEMVTGQTAFKGSYEAVVHQQVFETPKPPKQVRLEVPGKLSDLILHMIEKDPAGRPTLDEVIARLDAGVLGDDVFTDPVALAMSVGEKRGALRLLDLGGKLRLSLRDLSAAEGGLPSPPNALASDADGNLYLTLLEFRQGRAGALVRKLGPDGRELAAFGGYGLGEGDLLQPVGVAVSRGHVYVLDAEAHHVVVYDAAGRFVRRFGGRGPGQGRFEGPRAIVAAPNGEIYVLDSGNREVQRFSAQGEYLSRYAFRVDRGGDALRDLEGLAVDLFGAVYIVDGVARKVRKIEADGTPGSTFALETLVGEPEGAPWLLQVSAEGQVYAVRQGGQVLRTYSAAGDLLASRDMYAPVQAMTLVARPVPVGV; this is encoded by the coding sequence GTGACCGCCTTCCCGAACCTGCTCCTGAACGCGCTGCTCCTCGCGGGCCTGTTCGTGGTGGGGCTGCTGCTCACCGTGCGCGCGGGCGAGCGGACCCTGCGGCTCGCCGTGACGCTGCTCGCGCTGGGGCTCGCGGTGCCCCTCGCCGTGCTGGCCGTGCAGAGCGGAAGCCTGGGCCGCGCGCAGGGCGTGCTGGTGGTGGCGGCCGTGCTGCTGGGGAGCGCGCCTTTCACGCTGGGGGCGCTCCCGCTGCCGGGCACGGGCCGCTCGGTGCGGGTGGGCCGTGCCGGTCCCCCGCCGCCGCGCCCCACCTCGGCCGGGTCCACGGTGCCCGACCTGCACTTCCAGGACTACGAGGTGCTGGGCCGCGTGGGGGTCGGGGGGATGGGCAGCGTGTACCGGGCGCGGCGTAAAAGCGACGGGCGGACCGTGGCCCTCAAGGTGCCGCAGGAGAAGTACCTTGCCGACGCCAAGTTCGTCCGGCGCTTCTACCGTGAGGCGGAGGTGCTGCGGAGATTCAGCCACCCCAACATCGTGCGGGTGTACGACTACCGTATGGAGGATCCCGAGCACTACATCGCCATGGAGTTCCTCGACGGCGAGAGCCTGGAAGCGCTGCTGGAGGCCCGCTCCCTGGAATTTACCGAGAGCACCCAGCTCCTGCGGGCGCTCTCCGACGCGCTGCGGCACATCCACATGCAGAACGTGGTCCACCGCGACATCAAGCCCGCCAACGTCATGGTGATGAAGGGGGCCTTTGTCGACGGCAGGCTGCGCGAGGGCGGCGTCAAGCTGATGGACTTCGGCATCGCGGTGGGCAAGGTGCTCACCCGGCTGACCATGACGGGCGCGCGGGTGGGCACGCCGATCTACATGGCCCCCGAGCAGGCCAAGGGCCACCGGGTGGACGCCCGCAGCGACGTGTATTCCCTGGGCCTCCTCGCCTACGAGATGGTGACTGGCCAGACCGCCTTCAAGGGGAGCTACGAGGCGGTCGTCCACCAGCAGGTCTTCGAGACGCCCAAGCCGCCCAAGCAGGTGCGGCTGGAGGTGCCCGGCAAGCTCAGCGACCTGATCCTGCACATGATCGAGAAAGACCCCGCGGGCCGCCCTACCCTGGACGAGGTGATTGCCCGGCTGGACGCCGGGGTCCTGGGCGACGACGTGTTCACCGACCCCGTCGCCCTGGCGATGAGCGTGGGCGAGAAGCGCGGCGCCCTGCGGCTGCTCGACCTGGGCGGCAAGCTGCGTCTGAGCCTGCGCGACCTCTCCGCCGCCGAGGGCGGCCTGCCCAGCCCCCCGAACGCCCTCGCCTCGGACGCGGACGGCAACCTGTACCTGACCCTGCTGGAGTTCCGCCAGGGCCGCGCCGGGGCGCTCGTCCGCAAGCTCGGGCCGGACGGCCGGGAACTCGCCGCGTTCGGCGGCTACGGCCTGGGCGAGGGCGACCTGCTGCAACCCGTCGGGGTCGCCGTGTCGCGCGGTCACGTCTATGTCCTCGACGCCGAGGCGCATCACGTCGTCGTGTATGACGCGGCGGGCCGCTTCGTCCGTCGTTTCGGGGGGCGCGGGCCGGGCCAGGGCCGCTTCGAGGGGCCGCGCGCCATCGTCGCCGCCCCGAACGGCGAGATCTACGTCCTCGACAGCGGCAACCGCGAGGTGCAGCGCTTTTCCGCCCAGGGCGAGTACCTCAGCCGCTACGCCTTCCGGGTGGACCGGGGCGGCGACGCGCTGCGCGACCTGGAGGGCTTGGCGGTGGACCTGTTCGGCGCCGTCTACATCGTGGACGGGGTGGCCCGCAAGGTCCGCAAGATCGAGGCGGACGGCACGCCGGGCTCGACCTTCGCCCTGGAGACGCTGGTGGGCGAGCCGGAAGGGGCGCCGTGGCTACTCCAGGTCAGCGCCGAGGGGCAGGTCTACGCAGTGCGGCAGGGCGGCCAGGTGCTGCGGACGTACAGCGCCGCCGGGGACCTCCTCGCCTCGCGCGACATGTACGCTCCCGTCCAGGCGATGACGCTGGTGGCCCGCCCCGTCCCGGTGGGGGTGTAG
- a CDS encoding glycoside hydrolase family 15 protein, whose amino-acid sequence MTSSPTRDLPDQKLPSQTSPAEEVPTQGLAPGLPPTWASSDKDFVTTALGGASRLWVTGGHGALNEVYWPSTGQPQIRDLTFYLIGESGWVDLARARRYVFSMPKPYLPLPTIIHRGEDYELALEVLPDPTRDVLLIRYALSGPYRLALVLAPHLTSTGHGNVAWVEGQRLLAVSGDRALALLAGGPMTHLSAGYVGFSDGWQDLHAHGRLTWAYERAENGNVALSAELVEPSGLLALGFAESAQGAQGLARASLAEGDEPARRAFLHAWEDWGSALKLGGSSPELEAEAVLSATVLKIHEDRTYPGALVASLSIPWGNYTDTLGGYHLVWPRDATLAAFALVACHQREDARRVLAGFIANQQPDGHWFQNYYPDGQPFWHGIQLDETAFPVLLAAGLREEGEPELEGTRDMVRRALAFVARTGPTSDQDRWEENPGVNPFTLAVAIAALVAGAGWLEEDERHYALGLADDWNERLESFCYVTDTPLSRKLGVEGYYVRLAPPTRDGALTGEVMLQNREGKTVEASALVSLDFSYLPRLGLRSAHDPRIRDTVRVVDHLLAEETPTGTFYHRYNDDGYGEHDDGSPYDGHGCGRLWPLLTGERGHLALQMGEDPAPYLDALLRCSSPGGLLPEQVWNGPPLPECGLFPGRPNGSAMPLLWAHAEFLKLLQASQTGRPAELLREVEERYAEPLPAEVRHWRPAAPVPQLEPGLLLLIEDARPFTLHSGFDGWKDVRERAALPLPFGLWGVSFSPAELEGHHLLNFTRRGEAGWEGQDHVIRLGQDTPRTSLTARSGG is encoded by the coding sequence ATGACCAGCTCGCCGACCCGTGACCTTCCCGACCAGAAACTGCCGTCCCAGACTTCCCCCGCCGAGGAGGTGCCGACCCAGGGCCTCGCCCCCGGCCTGCCGCCGACCTGGGCGAGCAGCGACAAGGACTTCGTGACGACCGCGCTGGGCGGCGCCTCCCGGCTGTGGGTCACCGGGGGCCACGGGGCACTGAACGAGGTGTACTGGCCCTCCACCGGGCAGCCGCAGATCCGCGACCTGACCTTCTACCTCATCGGCGAGTCGGGCTGGGTGGACCTGGCGCGGGCGCGGCGGTACGTGTTCTCCATGCCCAAGCCGTACCTTCCCCTTCCCACCATCATCCACCGGGGCGAGGACTACGAGCTGGCGCTGGAGGTGCTGCCCGACCCCACCCGCGACGTGCTGCTGATCCGCTACGCCCTGAGTGGTCCCTACCGCCTGGCGCTGGTGCTGGCCCCCCACCTCACCTCCACCGGGCACGGCAACGTGGCCTGGGTGGAGGGGCAACGGCTGCTGGCGGTGAGCGGAGACCGGGCGCTCGCGCTGCTGGCGGGCGGGCCGATGACGCACCTCAGCGCGGGGTACGTCGGCTTTTCCGACGGCTGGCAGGACCTCCACGCGCACGGGCGACTGACCTGGGCGTACGAGCGGGCGGAGAACGGCAACGTGGCCCTCTCCGCCGAACTCGTGGAGCCCTCCGGGCTGCTGGCGCTCGGTTTCGCGGAGAGCGCGCAGGGCGCTCAGGGGCTCGCCCGCGCGAGTCTCGCCGAGGGGGACGAACCCGCCCGCCGCGCCTTCCTCCACGCCTGGGAGGACTGGGGAAGTGCCCTGAAGCTGGGCGGTTCCAGCCCGGAACTGGAGGCGGAGGCGGTGCTGAGCGCGACCGTCCTCAAGATTCACGAGGACCGCACCTATCCGGGCGCCCTCGTCGCCAGCCTGAGCATCCCATGGGGGAACTACACCGACACGCTGGGCGGCTACCACCTCGTCTGGCCGCGCGACGCCACGCTGGCGGCCTTCGCCCTGGTCGCCTGTCATCAGCGCGAAGACGCCCGGCGGGTGCTGGCGGGCTTCATCGCCAACCAGCAGCCCGACGGCCACTGGTTCCAGAACTACTATCCTGACGGTCAACCCTTCTGGCACGGCATCCAGCTCGACGAGACGGCCTTCCCGGTCCTGCTGGCCGCGGGGCTGCGCGAGGAGGGCGAGCCGGAACTGGAGGGCACCCGCGACATGGTGCGCCGGGCGCTCGCCTTCGTGGCCCGCACCGGCCCCACCAGCGACCAGGACCGCTGGGAGGAGAACCCCGGCGTGAACCCCTTCACCCTGGCGGTCGCCATCGCCGCGCTCGTGGCGGGGGCGGGGTGGCTGGAGGAGGACGAGCGCCACTACGCCCTGGGGCTGGCGGACGACTGGAACGAGCGGCTGGAGAGCTTCTGCTACGTGACCGATACGCCGCTGAGCCGCAAGTTGGGGGTGGAGGGCTACTACGTGCGGCTCGCCCCCCCGACCCGCGACGGTGCCCTGACCGGAGAGGTGATGCTGCAAAACCGCGAGGGGAAAACGGTCGAGGCATCCGCCCTCGTCAGCCTCGACTTCTCGTACCTGCCGCGGCTGGGGCTGCGTTCCGCGCACGACCCGCGCATCCGGGACACCGTGCGGGTGGTCGATCACCTGTTGGCCGAGGAGACCCCCACCGGAACCTTCTACCACCGCTACAACGACGACGGGTACGGCGAACACGACGACGGTTCGCCCTACGACGGGCACGGGTGCGGGCGGCTGTGGCCCCTGCTCACCGGCGAGCGCGGCCACCTCGCCCTCCAGATGGGGGAGGACCCGGCCCCGTACCTGGACGCCCTGTTGCGTTGCTCCAGCCCGGGCGGCCTGCTGCCCGAGCAGGTCTGGAATGGCCCGCCGCTCCCCGAGTGTGGCCTCTTCCCGGGCCGTCCCAACGGGAGCGCGATGCCCCTGCTGTGGGCGCACGCCGAGTTCCTGAAGCTGCTGCAGGCCTCCCAGACGGGCCGCCCCGCCGAACTCCTGCGCGAGGTGGAGGAACGTTACGCCGAGCCCCTTCCCGCCGAGGTCCGGCACTGGCGCCCCGCCGCGCCCGTTCCGCAACTCGAACCCGGCCTGCTGCTGCTGATCGAGGACGCGCGGCCCTTCACCCTCCACTCCGGCTTCGACGGCTGGAAGGACGTGCGGGAGCGGGCCGCATTGCCCCTGCCCTTCGGCCTGTGGGGGGTGAGCTTCAGCCCCGCCGAGCTGGAGGGCCACCACCTGCTCAACTTCACCCGGCGGGGGGAGGCGGGGTGGGAGGGGCAGGACCACGTGATCCGGCTGGGGCAGGACACGCCCCGCACCTCTCTCACGGCGCGGAGTGGGGGATAG
- a CDS encoding low temperature requirement protein A has protein sequence MTHGQPDSLTIEDGAPREEASPGTSPTDEQRVTWLELFFDLIFVVAFDQLAKRLGDTPSGANVGIFLLLFTAVWWAWAGNTTFAARYGNDRRVYRWGSLLQLVTLGIIALTERGDLDQTGQAFALAYGANRLILVGMYLVTLRRDPDTAVFARPTAAGYGLGALLWLGSALLGGTAQLVTWCVALAVDLLTPLVIRERQGAALPHQEHLPERVGLLQIIALGGVVNEVVTGGRQRDLTWDSLGAALFAIVAAVALWRLYFDQARALPVALAHRVGRVGAFLAWLYGHLPFTVSVVMLGVGLGHGIGDTEPDHDAVNRALVAWPLTGALLTLALLRWNARRLTAHRTRFDRSLLALSLGAMAAGGLAFSGLGTLALHAAVAAMTLALALIVATDPLTRRLGQIEERLGASGSPI, from the coding sequence ATGACGCACGGCCAGCCCGACAGCCTCACTATCGAGGACGGAGCCCCGCGGGAAGAGGCCTCCCCCGGCACGTCCCCCACCGACGAGCAGCGGGTCACCTGGCTGGAGCTGTTCTTCGACCTGATCTTCGTGGTGGCCTTCGACCAGCTCGCCAAGCGGCTGGGGGACACGCCCAGCGGGGCGAACGTCGGCATCTTCCTGCTGCTGTTCACGGCGGTGTGGTGGGCCTGGGCGGGCAACACGACGTTTGCCGCCCGCTACGGCAACGACCGGCGGGTGTACCGCTGGGGCAGCCTGCTGCAACTCGTGACGCTGGGCATCATCGCGCTGACCGAGCGCGGCGACCTCGACCAGACGGGCCAGGCCTTCGCTCTCGCCTACGGGGCCAACCGCCTCATCCTGGTCGGGATGTACCTCGTCACCCTGCGGCGCGACCCCGACACCGCCGTCTTCGCCCGGCCCACCGCGGCGGGGTACGGGCTGGGGGCGCTGCTCTGGCTGGGGAGCGCGCTGCTGGGGGGAACGGCGCAACTCGTCACGTGGTGCGTGGCCCTCGCGGTGGACCTGCTCACGCCGCTGGTGATCCGCGAGCGCCAGGGGGCCGCCCTGCCGCACCAGGAGCACCTGCCCGAACGCGTCGGTCTCCTCCAGATCATCGCGCTGGGTGGGGTCGTCAACGAGGTCGTCACGGGGGGTCGGCAGCGGGACCTGACGTGGGATTCGCTGGGGGCCGCCCTGTTCGCCATTGTCGCGGCGGTCGCGCTGTGGCGGCTGTACTTCGACCAGGCCCGTGCCCTGCCCGTGGCCCTCGCCCACCGGGTGGGCCGCGTAGGCGCATTCCTCGCCTGGCTGTACGGCCACCTGCCCTTCACGGTCAGCGTGGTGATGCTCGGCGTGGGGTTGGGGCACGGCATCGGGGACACCGAACCCGACCACGACGCCGTGAACCGCGCCCTCGTGGCCTGGCCGCTGACCGGGGCGCTCCTCACCCTGGCCCTGCTGCGCTGGAATGCCCGGCGCCTCACCGCGCACCGCACCCGGTTCGACCGCAGCCTACTGGCCCTGTCTCTCGGGGCTATGGCCGCCGGGGGTCTCGCCTTCAGCGGGCTGGGCACCCTCGCGCTGCATGCCGCCGTCGCCGCCATGACCCTGGCCCTCGCCCTGATCGTCGCCACCGACCCCCTGACCCGGCGCCTGGGGCAGATCGAGGAGCGGCTGGGCGCGTCGGGGTCGCCGATCTGA